From one Nothobranchius furzeri strain GRZ-AD chromosome 2, NfurGRZ-RIMD1, whole genome shotgun sequence genomic stretch:
- the si:ch211-142k18.1 gene encoding uncharacterized protein si:ch211-142k18.1 isoform X1 — translation MWQRWTTFILAWVSMATPTFCQSGDVDWGSGFDIFSTTMSTNSTLNVVGDDPKSMKDRHSSLGFSPSFSPLLQLDAGADECSVHFSTKAAALSRRLKAQKEEVAYLKARQQGNQAVVENLEQFLGSDLGDRRYEDKIKENIVGIQEDHKSCIEVVEKAEDDLKKQLEGDGLDVFTGMQNRIKEESLVFEDMLRAAADIAGRLERSSRALKSSFTRHLEDIVKIHQ, via the exons ATGTGGCAGCGTTGGACCACCTTCATCTTAGCATGGGTTTCCATGGCAACTCCAACCTTCTGCCAAAGTGGAGACGTTGACTGGGGTTCAGGCTTTGACATCTTCTCCACCACAATGAGCACCAACAGCACACTGAACGTTGTTGGTGATGACCCCAAAAGCATGAAGGACCGCCATTCCTCACTGGGATTTTCACCATCATTTTCACCTTTGCTCCAGTTGGACGCTGGAGCAGATGAGTGCTCTGTTCACTTCAGCACCAAGGCTGCTGCTTTGTCTCGGAGGCTGAAAGCTCAGAAAGAGGAAGTGGCCTATCTGAAGGCCAGGCAGCAGGGAAACCAGGCGGTGGTGGAGAATTTAGAGCAGTTTTTGGGGTCAGACCTGGGAGATCGGCGTTACGAGGACAAGATCAAAGAAAATATTGTTGGGATCCAGGAAGACCACAAAAGCTGTATTGAGGTGGTGGAGAAAGCTGAAGATGATTTAAAAAAGCAGCTGGAAGGAGATGGATTAGATGTTTTTACTGGGATGCAGAA CAGAATAAAAGAGGAGTCTTTAGTCTTTGAAGACATGCTTCGTGCTGCAGCGGACATCGCCGGCAGGTTGGAGAGGTCATCACGAGCCCTGAAATCTTCGTTTACCAGGCACCTGGAAGACATTGTTAAAATCcaccaataa
- the chrna2b gene encoding neuronal acetylcholine receptor subunit alpha-2 isoform X1, which produces MVFHHLFFWVVFLTQSVLCQVKTHSHAEDELFKTLFSGYNKWSRPVPNISDVVIVKFGLSIAQLIDVDEKNQMMTTNVWLKQEWNDYKLRWRPSDYDNVTSIRVPSELIWVPDIVLYNNADGEFAVTHMTKAHLFYTGKVRWVPPAIYKSSCSIDVTFFPFDQQNCKMKFGSWTYDKAKIDLEQIENNVDLNNYWESGEWAIINAVGTYNTKKYDCCHEIYPDITYFFIIRRLPLFYTINLIIPCLLISCLTVLVFYLPSDCGEKITLCISVLLSLTVFLLLITEIIPSTSLVIPLIGEYLLFTMIFVTLSIVITVFVLNVHHRSPSTHKMPRWVHSVFLDLIPRWLFMRRPAPDGRRCRLLLLQQEAAEERRQIRAAGHKSANCISTSSTWFRDGNRLENPERSCYEDLELGTLTTYFSFRPPSPRPPGSTPPSQLNQTQKQQEGANRQSGGSRFNSTQRRAKGDNLVSDFKLSPSVMRALEGVHYIADHLRAEDADFSVKEDWKYVAMVIDRIFLWMFIIVCLLGTIGLFLPPWLAGMI; this is translated from the exons ATGGTTTTCCACCACTTGTTCTTCTGGGTTGTATTTCTGACTCAGTCAG TTCTGTGTCAAGTTAAGACCCACTCACACGCTGAAGATGAGCTCTTCAAGACGTTGTTTTCTGGTTACAACAAGTGGTCCAGACCGGTTCCGAACATCTCTGATGTCGTCATTGTCAAATTTGGACTGTCCATAGCACAGCTCATTGATGTG GATGAAAAGAACCAAATGATGACAACTAACGTGTGGCTTAAACAG gagtggaatgactacaagCTTCGCTGGAGACCATCTGACTATGATAACGTGACATCCATCAGAGTTCCATCGGAGCTCATCTGGGTCCCAGACATCGTCCTTTATAACAA TGCTGACGGTGAATTCGCTGTGACTCACATGACCAAAGCCCACCTGTTCTACACAGGTAAAGTGCGCTGGGTCCCTCCTGCCATTTACAAGAGCTCCTGCAGCATCGACGTCACCTTCTTCCCCTTCGATCAGCAGAATTGCAAAATGAAATTCGGCTCCTGGACTTACGACAAGGCCAAGATTGACCTGGAGCAGATTGAAAACAACGTGGACTTGAACAACTACTGGGAGAGCGGCGAGTGGGCCATCATCAACGCCGTGGGGACGTACAACACGAAGAAATACGACTGCTGCCACGAGATCTACCCAGACATCACCTACTTCTTCATCATTCGAAGGCTCCCTTTGTTTTACACCATCAACCTCATCATCCCTTGTTTGTTGATCTCCTGCCTGACTGTTCTGGTTTTCTACCTGCCCTCAGACTGCGGCGAGAAGATCACTCTTTGTATTTCCGTGCTCTTGTCCCTCACCGTCTTCCTCCTGCTCATCACAGAAATCATACCGTCCACATCCCTCGTCATACCTCTCATCGGAGAGTACCTCCTCTTCACTATGATTTTTGTCACTCTGTCCATCGTCATCACTGTGTTTGTGTTAAACGTGCATCATCGCTCCCCCAGCACTCATAAGATGCCCCGATGGGTCCACTCTGTGTTCCTGGACTTGATCCCGCGCTGGCTGTTCATGCGCCGGCCTGCGCCTGATGGACGACGctgcaggctgctgctgctgcagcaggaaGCTGCGGAGGAACGGCGGCAGATCCGAGCAGCTGGGCACAAATCTGCAAACTGCATCAGCACCTCCTCGACCTGGTTTAGAGATGGGAACAGATTGGAAAACCCAGAGCGTAGCTGCTATGAGGATTTAGAGTTGGGAACTTTGACAACATACTTTTCCTTCCGTCCCCCCTCACCAAGACCCCCAGGGTCGACTCCTCCATCACAGCTAAATCAAACTCAGAAGCAGCAAGAGGGAGCCAACAGACAGTCGGGTGGAAGCAGGTTTAATTCCACTCAGCGCCGCGCTAAAGGTGACAACTTGGTGTCGGACTTCAAGCTGTCACCGAGTGTGATGCGGGCGCTAGAGGGGGTCCACTACATCGCAGATCACCTGAGAGCCGAGGATGCAGATTTTAGT
- the si:ch211-142k18.1 gene encoding uncharacterized protein si:ch211-142k18.1 isoform X2, translating to MWQRWTTFILAWVSMATPTFCQSGDVDWGSGFDIFSTTMSTNSTLNVVGDDPKSMKDRHSSLGFSPSFSPLLQLDAGADECSVHFSTKAAALSRRLKAQKEEVAYLKARQQGNQAVVENLEQFLGSDLGDRRYEDKIKENIVGIQEDHKSCIEVVEKAEDDLKKQLEGDGLDVFTGMQKIKEESLVFEDMLRAAADIAGRLERSSRALKSSFTRHLEDIVKIHQ from the exons ATGTGGCAGCGTTGGACCACCTTCATCTTAGCATGGGTTTCCATGGCAACTCCAACCTTCTGCCAAAGTGGAGACGTTGACTGGGGTTCAGGCTTTGACATCTTCTCCACCACAATGAGCACCAACAGCACACTGAACGTTGTTGGTGATGACCCCAAAAGCATGAAGGACCGCCATTCCTCACTGGGATTTTCACCATCATTTTCACCTTTGCTCCAGTTGGACGCTGGAGCAGATGAGTGCTCTGTTCACTTCAGCACCAAGGCTGCTGCTTTGTCTCGGAGGCTGAAAGCTCAGAAAGAGGAAGTGGCCTATCTGAAGGCCAGGCAGCAGGGAAACCAGGCGGTGGTGGAGAATTTAGAGCAGTTTTTGGGGTCAGACCTGGGAGATCGGCGTTACGAGGACAAGATCAAAGAAAATATTGTTGGGATCCAGGAAGACCACAAAAGCTGTATTGAGGTGGTGGAGAAAGCTGAAGATGATTTAAAAAAGCAGCTGGAAGGAGATGGATTAGATGTTTTTACTGGGATGCAGAA AATAAAAGAGGAGTCTTTAGTCTTTGAAGACATGCTTCGTGCTGCAGCGGACATCGCCGGCAGGTTGGAGAGGTCATCACGAGCCCTGAAATCTTCGTTTACCAGGCACCTGGAAGACATTGTTAAAATCcaccaataa
- the chrna2b gene encoding neuronal acetylcholine receptor subunit alpha-2 isoform X2, with protein sequence MMTTNVWLKQEWNDYKLRWRPSDYDNVTSIRVPSELIWVPDIVLYNNADGEFAVTHMTKAHLFYTGKVRWVPPAIYKSSCSIDVTFFPFDQQNCKMKFGSWTYDKAKIDLEQIENNVDLNNYWESGEWAIINAVGTYNTKKYDCCHEIYPDITYFFIIRRLPLFYTINLIIPCLLISCLTVLVFYLPSDCGEKITLCISVLLSLTVFLLLITEIIPSTSLVIPLIGEYLLFTMIFVTLSIVITVFVLNVHHRSPSTHKMPRWVHSVFLDLIPRWLFMRRPAPDGRRCRLLLLQQEAAEERRQIRAAGHKSANCISTSSTWFRDGNRLENPERSCYEDLELGTLTTYFSFRPPSPRPPGSTPPSQLNQTQKQQEGANRQSGGSRFNSTQRRAKGDNLVSDFKLSPSVMRALEGVHYIADHLRAEDADFSVKEDWKYVAMVIDRIFLWMFIIVCLLGTIGLFLPPWLAGMI encoded by the exons ATGATGACAACTAACGTGTGGCTTAAACAG gagtggaatgactacaagCTTCGCTGGAGACCATCTGACTATGATAACGTGACATCCATCAGAGTTCCATCGGAGCTCATCTGGGTCCCAGACATCGTCCTTTATAACAA TGCTGACGGTGAATTCGCTGTGACTCACATGACCAAAGCCCACCTGTTCTACACAGGTAAAGTGCGCTGGGTCCCTCCTGCCATTTACAAGAGCTCCTGCAGCATCGACGTCACCTTCTTCCCCTTCGATCAGCAGAATTGCAAAATGAAATTCGGCTCCTGGACTTACGACAAGGCCAAGATTGACCTGGAGCAGATTGAAAACAACGTGGACTTGAACAACTACTGGGAGAGCGGCGAGTGGGCCATCATCAACGCCGTGGGGACGTACAACACGAAGAAATACGACTGCTGCCACGAGATCTACCCAGACATCACCTACTTCTTCATCATTCGAAGGCTCCCTTTGTTTTACACCATCAACCTCATCATCCCTTGTTTGTTGATCTCCTGCCTGACTGTTCTGGTTTTCTACCTGCCCTCAGACTGCGGCGAGAAGATCACTCTTTGTATTTCCGTGCTCTTGTCCCTCACCGTCTTCCTCCTGCTCATCACAGAAATCATACCGTCCACATCCCTCGTCATACCTCTCATCGGAGAGTACCTCCTCTTCACTATGATTTTTGTCACTCTGTCCATCGTCATCACTGTGTTTGTGTTAAACGTGCATCATCGCTCCCCCAGCACTCATAAGATGCCCCGATGGGTCCACTCTGTGTTCCTGGACTTGATCCCGCGCTGGCTGTTCATGCGCCGGCCTGCGCCTGATGGACGACGctgcaggctgctgctgctgcagcaggaaGCTGCGGAGGAACGGCGGCAGATCCGAGCAGCTGGGCACAAATCTGCAAACTGCATCAGCACCTCCTCGACCTGGTTTAGAGATGGGAACAGATTGGAAAACCCAGAGCGTAGCTGCTATGAGGATTTAGAGTTGGGAACTTTGACAACATACTTTTCCTTCCGTCCCCCCTCACCAAGACCCCCAGGGTCGACTCCTCCATCACAGCTAAATCAAACTCAGAAGCAGCAAGAGGGAGCCAACAGACAGTCGGGTGGAAGCAGGTTTAATTCCACTCAGCGCCGCGCTAAAGGTGACAACTTGGTGTCGGACTTCAAGCTGTCACCGAGTGTGATGCGGGCGCTAGAGGGGGTCCACTACATCGCAGATCACCTGAGAGCCGAGGATGCAGATTTTAGT